Proteins encoded in a region of the Anopheles ziemanni chromosome 2, idAnoZiCoDA_A2_x.2, whole genome shotgun sequence genome:
- the LOC131281725 gene encoding rhythmically expressed gene 5 protein, with protein MAAGRKVSLSAAVIVVSSLVTACSGSAIPMWEFLSRGEKMSHLYTMFAKQVSSYCKGSQDMPTNMCKRNLLMYGINKLQDMNESHLDSMDPYQRGATDIIWDAMMDGHTKNGKRKTQTTAAPAYIMSEQYEHNPLFDDPAPTDGVRKSAGSISKYGMDYDYGNGPTGMEVQYAEPQNHLPQEASTNVDYSYQYRPAPSTHFNNLAPYEQTSNYLTGPMVVRLRPDGTPVEEDKVQPTQPRVPKDDDIKEMTLGKEKMPSFQQIYDSLKQNEEHHLPSTVAPVSSTTTTTTTALPPTYAAPLPAVAPTQQVYAFVQRLPNYLRSYRTAYRVYNAH; from the exons ATGGCTGCCGGACGAAAAGTCAGCCTCAGTGCGGCGGTGATCGTGGTGTCGAGTCTGGTGACTGCGTGTTCCGGATCGGCCATTCCGATGTGGGAATTCCTGAGCCGCGGCGAGAAG ATGTCGCATCTGTACACGATGTTCGCCAAGCAGGTGTCGAGCTACTGCAAAGGCTCCCAAGACATGCCGACCAACATGTGCAAGCGGAATCTGCTGATGTACGGTATCAACAAGCTGCAGGACATGAACGAGTCGCACCTGGACTCGATGGACCCGTACCAGCGTGGCGCTACCGATATAA TCTGGGACGCCATGATGGACGGTCACACGAAGAACGGCAAAAGGAAGACGCAAACGACGGCCGCTCCGGCGTACATTATGAGCGAGCAGTACGAGCACAACCCGCTGTTCGACGATCCAGCACCGACGGACGGTGTGCGTAAGAGCGCCGGTAGCATCAGCAAATACGGCATGGACTACGACTATGGCAACGGACCGACCGGAATGGAAGTTCAGTACGCGGAACCTCAGAACCATCTGCCGCAGGAGGCGTCGACCAACGTCGACTATAGCTATCAGTACAGACCGGCGCCGTCGACGCACTTTAACAATCTGGCACCGTACGAGCAGACCAGCAACTACCTGACCGGACCGATGGTGGTGCGACTCCGACCGGACGGAACGCCCGTGGAGGAGGATAAGGTGCAGCCGACGCAGCCGCGCGTGCCCAAGGACGACGACATTAAGGAGATGACACTCGGCAAGGAGAAGATGCCCAGCTTCCAGCAGATCTACGACAGTCTCAAGCAGAACGAGGAACACCATCTGCCATCGACGGTGGCTCCGGTGTCTTCCACGacgactacgacgacgacTGCCCTGCCTCCAACGTATGCGGCCCCCCTGCCGGCTGTTGCGCCCACTCAGCAAGTGTACGCCTTCGTTCAGCGCCTCCCGAACTACCTCCGGTCGTACCGTACCGCATACCGGGTGTACAATGCTCACTAA